One Plasmodium vinckei vinckei genome assembly, chromosome: PVVCY_09 genomic region harbors:
- a CDS encoding ATP-dependent zinc metalloprotease FTSH, putative produces MYRSHMLEKNGRFLLKEKKYLKNILESYRFEGIREKKNDLFTINNDGKRCINSLVYTPHFNKIRQNKKDEIAITYDKKKYEQDIFSFNYFIDLIQTKFNNKNLKNNSKFVKNVSNLFNKYAKLCSTNKVDYMQQNNKDTKHLKISEEKINNFLKKSFKSYNKINKISSNIVNSDVHNPNGFIDKKTEIDEKNKEPNFIETLFNDIVKIYLSKIPKGFERFEKSDSNKNCNGNINNAQQEEEKPKKFDNNFFYLFILLLLCFLLFVDSNSLYNEITQNDFFYNYLSKGYVDKIKLINKDYVKAYLNSHGINKYHLKYVSFRVGNSDSFERKVELIQKEMNIKLDEIIEVQYVNEGNLVGEIKSYIPSILFFLFLVFIFQKITLKNVANSGMDKLFKFNKINPINKNNYKTDIKFSSVAGMKQAKEEIMEFVDFLKNPAKYQVLGAKIPKGALLCGAPGTGKTLLAKAVAGEANVPFFNISGSDFIEVFVGIGPSRVRELFAQARKHAPSIIFIDEIDAVGRKRSKGGFAGGGNDERENTLNQMLVEMDGFHTSNDQVVVLAGTNRIDILDPAITRPGRFDRIVNINKPDINERSEIFQVHLKNLKLHDSLDIKNISYILASLTPGFVGADIANVVNEGAIQCARRSHVQGVQMHDFELAIERVLGGLAKSTSLISPLEKKTISYHETGHALIGWFLEFADPVLKVSIIPRSNGALGYSQHLSEEIMLFSKEAIHDKIAVILGGRAAEELFIGKITTGAIDDLNKVTQLAYSYVSQYGMNKEIGLVSFQQNGGNNSGNEYAFYRPHSECLAHLIDNEARNLIESQYNRVKAILKKNEKHVHNLANLLYEKETISYHDIVKCVGERPYPIKSNYEKFVKANPYKMNLSTSIEENAEKLDDSEHAQKNESHKDHTNNDHNKSDTNLKKKNNQNDSGDVNGTSSATPNNDDRNKKDEQISNFNIR; encoded by the coding sequence atgtacaGATCTCACATgcttgaaaaaaatggacGATTCCTAttgaaggaaaaaaaatatcttaaaaatatattagaaaGTTACAGATTTGAAGGGattagagaaaaaaaaaatgatttgtttactattaataatgatgGAAAAAGATGTATAAACTCATTAGTATATACACcacattttaataaaatacgccaaaataaaaaggatgAAATAGCTATAacatatgataaaaaaaaatatgaacaagacatattttcttttaattattttatagatTTAATTCAAaccaaatttaataataaaaatttaaaaaataatagtaaatttgtgaaaaatgtttctaatctatttaataaatatgcaaaatTATGTTCTACAAACAAAGTAGATTATATGCAACAAAACAATAAAGACACaaaacatttaaaaataagtgaagaaaaaataaataattttttaaagaaatcttttaaatcatataacaaaataaataaaatttctaGTAATATTGTAAACAGTGATGTACATAATCCAAATGGTTTTATAGATAAGAAAACAGAgattgatgaaaaaaacaaagaaCCAAATTTTATAGAAACATTGTTTAATgatattgtaaaaatatatttatctaaAATTCCTAAAGGGTTTGAAAGATTTGAAAAAAGTGATTCaaacaaaaattgtaatgggaatataaataatgctcaacaagaagaagaaaaacctaaaaaatttgataataattttttttatttatttattttattattattatgttttctACTATTTGTCGATTCAAATagtttatataatgaaataacacaaaatgattttttttacaattatttatCTAAAGGATATGTAGATAAaatcaaattaataaataaagattaTGTAAAAGCATATTTAAATTCACATggtattaataaataccATCTAAAATATGTTAGCTTTAGAGTAGGAAATAGTGATTCCTTTGAAAGAAAAGTTGAACTAATacaaaaagaaatgaatataaaacttGATGAAATTATAGAAGTACAATATGTAAATGAAGGAAATCTTGTAGGGGAAATAAAATCTTATATCCCTagtatacttttttttctgtttttagtttttatattccaaaaaataactttaaaaaatgtagcaAACAGTGGAATGGACAaactatttaaatttaataaaataaatcccatcaataaaaataattataaaacagatataaaattttcaagtGTTGCTGGAATGAAACAAGCAAAAGAAGAAATTATGGAGTTTGTtgattttttgaaaaatccAGCAAAATATCAAGTATTAGGTGCAAAAATACCAAAAGGTGCATTATTATGTGGTGCACCGGGAACCGGAAAAACTCTATTAGCAAAAGCTGTTGCTGGTGAGGCAAATGTTcccttttttaatattagtGGAAGTGATTTTATTGAAGTATTTGTAGGAATAGGACCATCAAGAGTTAGAGAATTATTTGCACAAGCAAGAAAACATGCACcatctattatttttattgatgAAATTGATGCTGTTGGGCGAAAAAGATCAAAAGGAGGTTTTGCAGGTGGAGGAAATGATGAAAGAGAAAATACTTTAAATCAGATGCTTGTTGAAATGGATGGATTCCATACATCTAATGATCAAGTAGTTGTTTTAGCAGGAACCAATAGAATCGATATTTTAGATCCTGCTATTACAAGACCTGGAAGATTTGATAGAattgttaatattaataaaccagatattaatgaaagatcagaaatatttcaagttcatttaaaaaatttaaaattacatGATTCTTtagatattaaaaatataagttaTATATTAGCATCGTTAACACCTGGATTTGTCGGTGCAGATATTGCTAATGTTGTAAATGAAGGTGCAATACAATGTGCAAGACGATCACATGTACAAGGTGTACAAATGCATGATTTTGAATTAGCTATCGAAAGAGTATTAGGTGGGCTAGCCAAATCAACTTCACTTATATCTCcgttagaaaaaaaaacaatatcaTATCATGAAACGGGTCATGCACTTATTGGATGGTTTTTAGAATTTGCTGATCCTGTTTTAAAAGTGTCGATAATACCTAGAAGTAATGGTGCATTAGGATATTCTCAACATCTAAGTGAAGAAATTATGTTATTTTCTAAAGAAGCTATACATGATAAAATTGCAGTTATATTAGGTGGTCGTGCAGCAGaagaattatttattggAAAAATAACAACCGGAGCAATTgatgatttaaataaagttaCACAACTAGCTTATTCATATGTATCTCAATATGGAATGAATAAAGAAATAGGTTTAGTTTCATTTCAACAAAATGGTGGAAATAATAGTGGTAATGAATATGCTTTTTATCGACCTCATTCAGAATGTTTAGCACATCTAATTGATAATGAAGCTAGAAATTTAATAGAATCACAATATAATCGAGTTAAagctattttaaaaaaaaatgaaaaacatGTACATAATCTTgctaatttattatatgaaaaagaaacaatATCATATCATGATATAGTTAAATGTGTTGGAGAAAGACCATATCCCATCAAATCAAACTATGAAAAGTTTGTTAAAGCAAACCCCTATAAAATGAATCTATCCACATCTATAGAAGAAAATGCTGAAAAACTAGATGATTCAGAACACGctcaaaaaaatgaatccCATAAAGATCACACTAATAATGACCATAACAAAAGTgatacaaatttaaaaaaaaaaaataatcaaaatgatAGTGGGGATGTAAATGGGACTTCTTCTGCTACCCCCAATAATGACGAtagaaacaaaaaagatGAACAAATTTCTAATTTTAACATAAGATAA
- a CDS encoding ubiquitin-protein ligase, putative, with product MFDGESKNRRINLSGKKNVILNKNTFIEKARKEKEINLAYNKRKNSFKVISNYVQYKANISRRKNEIHNNLLKRVNDVILLEKIVSPTVYVQALEICLYEFSLQSCFIYSKWNSYNYYKYMDFEGIYVPIKILLDVIKLHNKLSLLKNVNYKSSDPLSSEIYEQNLRPDKSNKDSVTESDENNNQVKNENVERNKMYYRHNKEIDILVNHLDILIGNYYAYKLNIYREYYKNGQINKKEKNPVKGTIRHVPNSEQANQSHLKNNLASQNSDNFVRLQEYIHCHIDVYESNMIHIYYLYNFILNSQFIEELVNRMINSSNHFRNIGKEKIVESIKKISDYIILTIDGLITVIKQILLFWNTNSELSLFCESKTRLLIYVCDIVYIYFYILKVQGSKLNSNYVNDLKNKINILLDFLLLYIARTNKCYNYYYIFVSLFKYNIFELFASKIDVKNELVKLKQLLILVMKKNIIIDTNLMKNIVYNFESNIIWIYSKKSIIYSQETYDKKNVSGINIFKNVLLFIYTNKEIMSDNIIDRLLEIYMFLPFVHHPYIYTVSDDGILKHEKEDNTDPSSYIQNHSKKDIPYIDVKKNKENDEILFFLQNKGRKIDNIGLGYFYNKNIIESLIDICKKYCFMKLDSLLFLLIPFRSIHIDVFKMYRNYYDYIKNIKGDKNREHHIKTFGKIYNNKKSIKSGSSISFNQYAEEYVGKGKNNASSMFNTTFGSIRTSISSSISSSNKKDMYNINNLGVSSSTGNNTSNYYDKEYFFSLNNLVELRDKKDLINNQIIIRIKKILVQNNIHIYLIKKIYLSWIKNKKNGKTYNDFLKDLYDFPYFDNNKMVIYFTSFCFLFHYYIITNMYNKLIDINNFKFSKSFMLNPSFKKICKLLVLSLWIILKKSINTISLELANMYINQDWKQIEELVDDISDDVIYNDEDEQYEKECEKKEQNDIDYVDRSDISGSDLLHRDFIINMSDFSALNGSINKAIKIEHTEVENETIKGCNNINNKQVDSFKCLNCNVEYILEWLTSLEVNDFMVDEQITYCNSCSNYKNDSLDTHFENKFNDKTVNNSNDTNQIEKNNSIQNVKRYKECVENNESSRTSKLSNLNYNRHQNESAYTHAMINYYLYNSEKRGLSYILPKMIKKVYEINKYLEIFDDEFFVIKDTYNILKNRFNIIGESNNINYSNNNYDEDSSLFLEKSDIYINKNIKYVTILANYLLRRCPFTLPFDDRLLIFYNLRNKSKESIRDDTRYNILERKYNYIRRTNIFEDAFITLNKLDSISIKQNIRIAFRDQNGNDETGIDGGGLFKEFMLLLCREIFHNKFILFQHAQNNTLFPKQYKQNDNLILYEFSGKVVGKAIYERILIESVFNNLFLNLLLYNEININDLYFLDKEVFNSLLYIQNTEDVESLDLTFCTYESKNPDFLSLEQYNEIKNYFHQLNVSIKNFENTNNQSGSNNSLLFFQTNQNMYNNNINTFFNIIDNLDVLINTLDRNISTISRNEVYLNSITSRTSRMGDNTSRQSTTIPSISGGYINALADQASEIMEPDKAELLNNSKNGGKNIFNKNEVDCIDLITDGRNISVTNENKKLYIKLYIDYKYNKLIQKKTQHFLKGLSQLIPIKWFKLFSAHELKILISGDDKCFDVNDLYKNVVYSGGYNENSKTIINLFEILNSFTPKEKSLFLMFVTSCSRSPLLGFQELYPKFCISRVVDRTRLPTASTCVNLLKLPDYETKEILYKNLITAINGTQGFDLS from the coding sequence atgtttgatggagaaagtaaaaatagaaGGATTAATTTGAGcgggaaaaaaaatgtcatacttaataaaaacacatttattgaaaaggcacgaaaagaaaaagaaataaacttagcatataataaaagaaaaaattctTTCAAAGTTATAAGTAATTATGTCCAATATAAAGCAAATATATCAAGACGCAAAAATGAAAtccataataatttattgaaAAGAGTTAATGATGTTATATTGttagaaaaaatagtttCACCAACTGTATATGTCCAAGCTTTagaaatttgtttatatgaattttcACTTCAAtcttgttttatatattcaaaatggaattcctataattattataaatatatggacTTTGAAGGAATATATGTGCCGATCAAAATTTTGTTAGATGTAATAAAACTGCATAATAAGTTGAGTTTGTTGAAAAATGTTAACTATAAAAGTAGCGATCCATTAAGTTCAGAAatttatgaacaaaattTGAGACCTGACAAATCTAACAAAGACTCAGTAACAGAATcagatgaaaataataatcaagtgaaaaatgaaaatgtcgaaagaaataaaatgtattatagacacaataaagaaatagatATTTTGGTGAATCATTTAGATATCCTAATTGGaaattattatgcatataaattaaatatatatcgtgaatactataaaaatgggcaaataaataaaaaagaaaaaaatccTGTGAAAGGAACTATTCGGCATGTTCCAAATTCTGAACAAGCCAATCAGagtcatttaaaaaataatctaGCTAGCCAAAATAGTGATAATTTTGTAAGATTACAAGAGTATATACATTGTCATATAGATGTATATGAAAGTAATatgatacatatatattatttatataattttattttaaatagcCAATTTATTGAAGAGTTAGTAAATAGAATGATAAATAGTTCTAACCATTTTAGAAATATAGGTAAAGAAAAGATAGTAGAatctattaaaaaaatatcggactatataattttaacaaTAGATGGATTAATTACAGTTATCAAACAGATTCTACTATTTTGGAATACCAATTCAGAactttctttattttgtgaATCAAAAACGAGACTactaatatatgtatgtgacatagtgtatatttatttttatattttaaaagtaCAAGGAAGTAAATTAAATAGTAATTATGTAAAtgatttgaaaaataaaataaatatattattagattttttattattatatatagctCGAACAAATAAGTGTTACaattattactatatttttgtatcaCTATTTAAGtataacatttttgaattatttgcATCTAAAATAgatgtaaaaaatgaattagtAAAATTGAAACAACTCTTAATATTagtaatgaagaaaaatataataatagacacaaatttaatgaagaatattgtttataattttgaaagtaatattatatggatctattcaaaaaaaagtataatatatagtcAAGAAacatatgataaaaaaaatgtttcaggaattaatatatttaaaaatgttcttttatttatttatacaaataaagaaataatgagtgataatataatagatCGATTActagaaatatatatgtttttgcCTTTTGTCCATcatccatatatatatactgtTTCAGATGATGGCATATTAAAACATGAAAAGGAAGATAACACAGACCCAAGTAGTTATATCCAGAATCATTCTAAAAAGGATATACCATATATagatgtaaaaaaaaacaaagaaaatgatgaaatattattttttctacaaAATAAAGGAAGAAAAATAGATAATATAGGTTTaggatatttttataataaaaatataattgaatCATTAATagatatttgtaaaaaatattgcttTATGAAATTGGatagtttattatttttgttgatCCCATTTAGAAGTATACATATAGatgtatttaaaatgtatagaaactattatgattatattaaaaatataaaaggtgataaaaatagagAACACCatattaaaacatttggaaaaatttataataataaaaagagtATAAAATCAGGTAGTAGCATAAGTTTCAATCAATATGCTGAAGAATATGTaggaaaaggaaaaaataatgcatCTAGCATGTTTAATACAACTTTTGGAAGTATAAGAACTAGCATAAGTAGTAGTATTAGTagtagtaataaaaaagacatGTACAATATTAACAACTTGGGTGTAAGTTCTAGTACGGGAAATAACACTTCTAACTACTATgataaagaatattttttttctttaaataatttagtaGAACTACGAGATAAAAAggatttaataaataatcaaataataataagaattaaaaagatattagtacaaaataatatacatatatatttaataaaaaagatatatttatcatggataaaaaataaaaaaaatggaaaaacatataatgattttttgaaagatttatatgattttccatattttgataataataagatggtgatatattttacttctttttgttttctttttcattattatattattacaaatatgtataataaattaattgatataaataattttaaatttagtAAATCCTTTATGTTAAATCCGTCATTTAAAAAGATATGTAAATTATTAGTTTTGTCTCTTTggattattttaaaaaaatcaataaaTACGATAAGTCTTGAACTAgcaaatatgtatatcaaTCAGGATTGGAAACAGATAGAAGAATTAGTTGATGATATATCCGAtgatgttatatataatgatgaagatgaacaatatgaaaaagaatgtgaaaaaaaggaacaaaatgatataGATTATGTTGATAGATCAGATATTAGTGGATCCGACTTGTTGCACCGagattttataataaatatgtccGATTTTAGTGCATTAAATGGGTCAATAAATAaagcaataaaaatagagcATACCGAAgtagaaaatgaaacaataaaaggatgtaacaatataaataataaacaagtTGATTCTTTTAAATGCCTAAATTGTAATGTcgaatatattttggaaTGGCTCACCAGTTTAGAAGTAAATGATTTTATGGTTGATGAACAAATTACATATTGCAACAGTTGtagtaattataaaaatgatagttTAGATACACATTttgaaaacaaatttaatgaCAAAACAGTGAATAACTCAAACGATACTAATCagattgaaaaaaataactcAATTCAAAATGTTAAGAGGTATAAGGAATGtgtagaaaataatgaaagtaGCAGAACAAGTAAACTATCAAATTTGAATTATAATAGACATCAAAATGAGTCAGCATATACACATGCAATGATaaactattatttatataatagtgAAAAAAGAGGGCTTAGTTATATATTACCTAAAATGATTAAAAAGgtatatgaaataaataagtatttagaaatatttgatgatgaattttttgttattaagGATACatacaatatattaaaaaatagatttaatataattggagaaagtaataatataaattatagtaataataattatgatgaagattcatctttatttttagaaaaaagtgatatatatataaataaaaatataaaatatgtaacaATATTAgctaattatttattaaggCGATGCCCATTTACTCTTCCTTTTGATGATAGActacttattttttacaaccttagaaataaaagtaaagaATCAATACGCGATGATACaagatataatattttggagcgtaaatataattatataagacgaacaaatatatttgaagaTGCATTTATaactttaaataaattagattcaataagtataaaacaaaatataagaatAGCTTTTAGAGATCAAAATGGGAATGATGAGACAGGAATAGATGGTGGTGGATTATTCAAAGAATTTATGTTACTTTTATGTCGAgaaatttttcataataaatttattttatttcaacaTGCACAGAATAATACACTATTCCCTaaacaatataaacaaaatgacaatttaattttatatgaattttcTGGGAAGGTAGTTGGAAAAGCCATATATGAAAGAATATTGATTGAATctgtttttaataatttatttttaaatttattattatataatgaaataaatataaatgatttatattttcttgaTAAAGAAGTTTTTAAtagtttattatatattcaaaatacAGAGGATGTTGAAAGTTTAGATTTAACCTTTTGTACATATGAAAGTAAAAATCCAGATTTCTTAAGTTTAGaacaatataatgaaattaaaaattattttcatcaattAAATGTGagcattaaaaattttgaaaatacaaataatcaAAGTGGATCTAATAAttcacttttattttttcaaaccaatcaaaatatgtacaataataatattaacacattttttaacatcATTGATAATCTAGATGTATTGATAAATACGTTAGATAGAAATATATCAACTATTTCCCGTAACGaagtttatttaaattcaaTTACATCTCGTACCTCTAGAATGGGTGACAACACAAGTAGGCAGAGCACAACTATTCCATCGATTTCTGGTggatatataaatgcaCTAGCTGATCAAGCTAGTGAAATAATGGAACCTGACAAAGCAGAACTGCTTAACAATAGTAAGAATGGCGgcaaaaacatttttaacaaaaatgaaGTTGATTGTATTGATTTAATAACAGACGGAAGAAATATTAGTGTGactaatgaaaataaaaaattatatataaagttatatatagattataaatataataaattgatacaaaaaaaaactcaacattttttaaagggATTATCACAACTGATACCTATAAAATGGTTTAAACTTTTTAGTGCCCATGAATTAAAGATATTAATATCTGGTGATGATAAATGTTTTGATGTTAATGATTTATATAAGAATGTTGTATATAGTGGAggatataatgaaaatagtaaaactattataaatttatttgaaatattgAATAGTTTTACACCTAAAGAAAAAAGTTTATTTCTTATGTTTGTCACAAGTTGTTCAAGATCACCATTACTAGGATTTCAAGAGTTATATCCTAAGTTTTGTATATCTAGAGTGGTTGATCGTACAAGATTACCTACTGCATCAACTTGTGTTAATTTGCTGAAATTACCCGATTATGAAACAAAGGAGAtactttataaaaatttaataacaGCAATTAATGGAACCCAAGGATTTGATTTaagttaa
- a CDS encoding splicing factor U2AF small subunit, putative, protein MAEHLARIIGTEEDRVNCPFFWKIGACRHGDQCSRSHYKPNSAQTLVIRHMYDNPPMAVAIAEGQMVDDEVLDQAADHFEEFYEEVFDELMKYGEIEDMVVCDNIGDHIIGNVYIKYTHEDYAEKAIKELNGRFYAGKPLQIEYTPVTDFREARCRQFVDGQCRRGGYCNFMHIKHVPRTVKRRLLKRMYKKFPMYKKNRRSRDDSDGERRHDRHRDRSRRDKYGSSYNSSRRRHRSQSSNDHDDDNERSHKHPRRENSSERREKIERWNREREMKNNKKNNDEYEDTTNVENDDNTKE, encoded by the coding sequence atggcaGAACATTTAGCTCGTATAATTGGAACTGAAGAGGACAGAGTAAATTGCCCatttttttggaaaattGGGGCTTGTCGTCATGGAGATCAATGTAGTAGAAGCCATTATAAACCAAACAGTGCTCAAACATTAGTAATAAGACATATGTATGATAATCCACCAATGGCTGTTGCAATTGCAGAAGGGCAAATGGTTGATGATGAAGTATTAGATCAAGCAGCTGACCATTTTGAAGAATTTTATGAAGAAGTTTTTGATgaattaatgaaatatgGTGAAATTGAAGATATGGTTGTTTGTGATAATATTGGAGATCATATTATTGgaaatgtttatattaaatatacacaTGAGGATTATGCAGAAAAAGCTATTAAAGAATTAAACGGACGTTTTTATGCAGGAAAACCATTACAAATAGAATATACACCCGTTACTGATTTTAGAGAAGCACGATGCCGACAATTTGTTGATGGACAATGTAGACGTGGAGGGTACTGTAATTTTATGCATATCAAACATGTACCAAGAACTGTTAAAAGAAGGTTACTTAAAcgtatgtataaaaaatttcctatgtataaaaaaaatagaagatCAAGAGACGATTCCGATGGTGAGCGTCGGCATGATCGACATAGAGATCGAAGTAGAAGAGATAAATATGGTAGTAGTTATAATTCATCAAGACGTAGGCATAGAAGCCAAAGTAGTAATGACCATGATGATGATAATGAAAGAAGTCACAAACATCCAAGGAGAGAAAATAGTTCAGAAAGAAGAGAAAAAATTGAACGATGGAATAGGGAAAgagaaatgaaaaataataaaaaaaataatgacgAATATGAAGATACAACTAATgtagaaaatgatgataatactaaagaataa
- a CDS encoding phosphoglycerate mutase, putative, with product MTTYTLVLLRHGESTWNQENKFTGWTDVPLSEKGEQEAISAGNYLKEKNFKFDVVYTSVLKRAITTAWYVLKSGDLLHVPVIKTWRLNERHYGSLQGLNKSETAKKYGDEQVKIWRRSYDIPPPKLDKEDNRWPGHNVVYKNIPKGVLPFTECLKDTVERVLPFWFDNIAPAILANKKVLVTAHGNSLRGLVKHLDGLSEADVLELNIPTGVPLVYELDENLKPIKHYYLLDSEELKKKMDEVANQGKAK from the exons atgacgACATATACTTTAGTTCTTCTAAGGCACG gTGAAAGCACATGGAACCAAGAAAACAAGTTCACAGGTTGGACTGATGTTCCCTTAAGCGAAAAGGGAGAGCAAGAAGccat ATCCGCTGGAAATTAtttgaaagaaaaaaattttaaatttgatGTCGTTTATACATCTGTATTAAAAAGAGCTATTACAACAGCATGGTATGTTTTGAAATCTGGTGATCTTTTACATGTACCAGTCATAAAAACATGGAGATTAAATGAGAGACATTATGGCTCATTACAAGGTTTAAACAAATCCGAAACtgctaaaaaatatggagaTGAACAAGTTAAAATATGGAGAAGATCTTATGATATTCCCCCTCCAAAATTGGATAAAGAAGATAATAGATGGCCAGGACACAATGtagtttataaaaatatcccCAAAGGTGTATTACCATTTACTGAATGCTTAAAAGATACAGTAGAAAGAGTTTTACCCTTCTGGTTTGATAATATTGCACCAGCTATATTAGCAAACAAAAAGGTCCTTGTCACTGCACATGGAAACAGTTTAAGAGGATTAGTTAAACACTTAGATGGCTTAAGTGAAGCTGATGTATTGGAACTTAACATCCCAACTGGTGTACCATTAGTATATGAATTAGATGAAAACTTAAAACCAATTAAACACTACTATTTATTAGATAGTGAAGAattaaagaagaaaatggaCGAAGTAGCTAACCAAGGAAAggcaaaataa
- a CDS encoding AP-4 complex subunit mu, putative — MVISQFYILSPRGDTIINRDFRGDVLKGSAEIFFRKVKLHKGDPPPLFYLNGINYCFLKNNNLYYVLTSLFNISPSYLIELLYRLLKIFKDFCGQLTEEIIRTNFILIYEIVDEVIDYGYLQNSNTEYIRYLIHNEISNINTPSTKFSNLAKFTIKPSNTLPSNASQKPIQVDNKKNEIFIDIVEKINLIMNKKGEIIYSYIDGVIQIKSYLLGNPYIKIALNDDLYIKNIHKDNTNNIIIDDCNFNHLVNTSNFESDRILSLYQPDGECVLMNYRINNNFKAPFHLFANLLYNPNHTVELFIRIKLDIPSRYSCTNVLVNCNLCKHISSVHLDANTNSDLFSAQYIANEHKLLWTIKKFKGETEYTIRSKITLNQNYEYSRRDFGPIHIMFEIPMFNLSKLRIKYLKIIENYKSSNTHRWVRYITQSSSYVYRFT; from the exons ATGGTAATAtcacaattttatattctctCACCAAGAGGGgatacaataataaatagaGATTTTCGAGGAGATGTTTTAAAGGGAAGTGCTGAGATATTTTTTCGTAAAGTTAAATTGCATAAAGGAGATCCACCaccattattttatttaaatggaataaattattgttttttgaaaaataataatttatattatgtattaacatcattatttaatatatctcCAAGTTATTTAatagaattattatataggctattaaaaatatttaaagacTTTTGTGGACAATTAACTGAAGAAATTATAagaacaaattttattttaatttatgaaATAGTTGATGAAGTAATTGATTATGgttatttacaaaatagtAATACCGAATATATAAGATATTTAATTCACAATGAAATTAGTAATATTAATACTCCTAGtacaaaattttcaaatttagCAAAATTTACAATCAAACCTTCTAATACATTACCATCTAATGCTTCACAAAAACCTATACAagttgataataaaaaaaatgaaatatttatagatattgtagaaaaaattaatctTATTATGAATAAGAAAGGAGagattatatattcttatatAGATGGTGttatacaaattaaatCCTACTTATTAGGAAATCCGTATATTAAGATAGCACTAAATgatgatttatatattaaaaatattcataaagataatacaaataatataattattgatGATTGTAATTTTAATCATCTTGTTAATACTTCGAATTTTGAAAGCGATCgaattttatctttatatCAACCTGATGGTGAATGTGTTCTTATGAATTACAGAATAAACAACAACTTTAAAGCTCCATTTCATTTGTTTGCAAACCTTTTGTACAACCCAAACCACACG GTCGAACTATTTATACGTATTAAACTGGATATACCGTCCCGATATTCTTGCACTAACGTCCTCGTAAATTGCAATTTGTGCAAACATATATCGAGTGTTCATTTAGATGCAAATACAAACTCGGATCTTTTTTCTGCTCAATACATAGCCAACGAGCACAAGTTATTATGgacaataaaaaagtttaaG GGAGAGACGGAATACACTATACGATCTAAAATCACTCTAAACCAAAACTATGAGTATTCGAGACGAGACTTTGGACCTATACATATCATGTTTGAAATTCCGATGTTTAACTTATCAAAACttagaataaaatatttaaaaataattgaaaattataaatcaaGTAATACACACCGATGGGTTAGATACATTACTCAGTCATCGTCTTATGTTTATCGATTTACATAA